TCTCCGACACCGCATGCATGACTTCGAATCAAATTGATTTGCAGCTCTTCTGCATGTTCCGCATCAATCAGTACATCGCTGAACTTCCCAAATCCCGTTGTAATACCGTAAACGACCTTCTTCTGAGCCACTATGTTTTCAACCGCTTTTCTGCTCTTTTCCACCTTATCCCATACATAGTCAGGAATATGGATCATAGCTTTTTCATATAAAACCTTCTTTGCGGATTCAATTGTGAGTGTACTTCCCGTTAATTCGATCATAATCTGCTCCTCTTTTAATCAAAATGAAAAACAAAAAGGAGGCCATACCAATAGAAACACGTTAAACCGTGTTTTCTACCGATACAGCCCCCTGCTATCTATTAACTATGGGCGCATCTTATATATGATTAATTCCCAAACCCATTGCCTCATGCTCTGATCCTTTGACAGGAGCACCTATTGTGCCATACAGAGCAATCGCGATCCATTCACCTTCTGTTTCTGCCTCGTAAGGCTTCCCCCGGACAATGGCAAATCGAAGACCAACTGTTCGCAAAACACTTCCAAGCTGAACCTGCCCTCTTGTCACACCATGAAGCGCTTCCATGATGGCATGATATAAAGCGTGTGTTTCGCGGTATCCATCAGGTGATATCACACCTGAACGCTTTGCTGCAGTTTCAATGGCCGCCACTACTTTATGCGTCTCCATTGAACCCGTTTTCCCCTGACAAAATTGAAACCCCTGCTCTGTCAGCTGTTCCCCGTAAAAATGATCATTTTCACCGATTAGAACGAGCTGCATGGCATTTCTCCCAATACGATGATCCGGTTGTATGCTCATATCTATTCTCACTTCATACTGAATTTTCTGATAAACTAATGTCTACCGTTAGTGTATGATTGAAATGGATTTATGTCAAGATGCCTTTGGATGTTTTGTCAGATTTTCCAAGGGACATACATCCTTAAAATAAACAAACCGCCCTTATAATAAGGACGGTCCAATCAAACATTATGCTGATTTGGCTAATTGGGCCCGCGGGCTATTCCAATTTGCAAGCCATTTTTTAACGGCTGCAACCATAATAATAATCCCTAAAATCAGCATGATAATGGATAATGCTGCGTTTAACACGCTGTAGCCAGGTGCAGCTGAATTAAGATACACATTTTTAATCATCCAGTAGCCCGCATAGTTTACAGTTACATACAAGTATGCAAGCGGTATCAAACACGTGAGCATGTATCTGCGTTTATCTGCAATTTTCAAAATAACCGTTGCTCCGACAATCAATCCGATTGAGGCCATTAATTGGTTAGATACACCGAACAGCGCCCATACGGATCCAATGTCTCCAGTAAAGAGCAGGCTGCCCCACAAGAAGCAGGCCAATGCACTTGCAAAAACAGCTCCCGGGATCCAGTCCACTCGTTTCATTGGTTTATAGAAGACACCTATGAAATCCTGAATCAGATAACGGGAAACACGTGTACCTGAATCAATAGCTGTTAAAATAAAGAGTGCTTCGAACATGATAACAAACTGGAAGAAGTAAGATGAAAGCTTGCTGAACCATGGAATTTCAGTAAAGATATACGTCATTCCAACAGCCAGTGTAACCGCTCCGCCAGTTCTTCCTTCTAAGTTCAGCCCAATTGCCTCGCTCAGCATTGGAAGGTTTACAACATCCATGCCCAATGTTCTAAACACTTCAGGTGTAGAGTTGATTGCAAAATAATCTCCAGGCTGCAGGGCTGTGGCCGCAATTAAAGCCATAATCCCTACTAAACATTCTACAAGCATGGCACCAAAGCCAACTACTTTTATATCACTCCATCGATCGATCATTTTTGGTGTTGTACCAGATCCAACAAAGGCGTGGAAACCTGAAATTGCTCCGCATGCGATCGTAATGGATATGAACGGCCAAACCGGTCCTGCCAGAATGGGACCTCCTCCATTAACAAACTCTGTTACAGCTGGAAATGGAATATCGGGATTTACGACGAAAACTCCCAGGATAAGAGCGATAAAAACTCCGATTTTCATAAAGCTACTCAGATAGTCCCGAGGTGCAAGCAATAACCACACTGGCAGAGCTGCGGCAAAGAAAGCATAGATCGGCAAAATAATAGAAAGGGTTTTCGAATCAAGGGTCAGCCAGTCACCAATGATCGTATTCTGAATGTATGGACCAGTAAAAACTGCAGCTAATATCAAAATAAAACCTGCAATAGAAGCCCCTTTTAGATTTCCGGTCTTTTTGTGATACAAACCTACTCCCATTGCAATTGGAATCGTAATTCCAACTGAAAAAGTTCCCCACGGATTTTTTTCTAAAGCGTGTAAAACAACCATGGAAAGGCCTGCCATCGTAATCGTAATAATAAATAACATCGCGAGGCCTGTACAAAAACCTGCTACAGGACCTAATTCTTCTTTAGCAACTTCAGCTAATGATTGACCATTTTTTCTCATTGATGCAAAAAGGACAACTGCATCATGAACGGCTCCGCCGATTACTGCCCCAATTAATAACCACAGCAGCCCGGGTAAATAGCCAAATTGAGCCGCTAAAATAGGACCTACCAATGGACCTGCAGCTGCAATGGCAGCAAAGTGATGGCCAAAAGTAACCCAGCGGTTCGTAGGCACATAATCTTTTCCATCCTCAAGATCATGAGCTGGCGTTTTTTTGGAATCATCTAATTTTAAGACCTTTACAGCCAGAAAAGTGCCGTATAAACGATAAGCTATCATTAAAATACACATGGATCCTATTACAATTGTAATCGCATTCATTTTGCACTGCCTCCTAAAACCATATTCGTAAAATTATCATACTAAATGAAAGCGAATTCACAGCGTTTTCATGATAACCTGTCGGATATTAGGAATGAGGTGCAAAATAGTCAGGTTGAAATGCAAAAGAATGAAAGCGGTTTTTTCAGCAAGAATTAAAATCCCAGCCGCTGTTTCAGCTCTTTTACATAAGTACGGCTTACCGGTACTTTCGATCCATCTTTCATGATGAGATTATATGTTGAGTTAAACCATGGTTCAATCTCTGAAATGTGCTGCAAATTGACAAGAAAGCTCCGGTGTACACGCACAAACGAATCATGGCTCAGTTTCTTCTCAACTGTTACTAACGGTTCTCCCGTTTTATATTCCTGCTCCATTGTTTTAATAAGCGTTTTTCCTTCTGCAGAACCAACGTAGACAATTGCTGGAATATCTACTAACGCGATCCGTTCTTCAACCAATAGAGGTATTTTCCCTGTTTGTTCCATTTTATAAGAACGGGTATCTGATTGGGTTTCTATTCCGCCAATCGTTTTAAGACTGAAAATTTTATCTAAGGTTTGTTGTATCCGCAATTCATCAAATGGTTTTAAAATATAATCAACTGCATCCAATTCAAATGCTTTTAAAGCATATTCATCATAAGCAGTAGCAAAAATGATTGCAGGTGAAGGTTCTAATGCTCGAATTTGCTCGGCTAACTGCAAGCCGCTGTCTTCGGCAAGTTCTATATCCAAAAACACGAGATGCGGTTTGCGATCAAGTATTTGCTGGATAGCATCTTCTATGCAGTCGGCTTCCCCAACAATTTCTATCCTCTTACTCCTAAGCAGGAGATATTTTAATTCATCTCTCGCCAACGGTTCATCATCTACTATAAAAGCCTTTAACATGGTTTTCGTATACTCCTTTTTTATCAAGAGGTATTGTTACAAGTACTTTTGTACCTATACCTTCTTCACTGTGGATATGGATGCCAGCTTTCATATTGTATATCCCTTCCAGCCGCTCACGTATATTTACCAGTGCAGTCCCAGTGCCCTCTTTAGACTTTACAGCTTGTTTTCCTAATGACTCTGTCTCATCTTTAGTCATTCCTTTTCCGTCATCTTCAACCAATACATACATTTTTTCATCCTTTGTATAGGCGTGAATCAAAACATGACCTTTGCTTTTCACATGAGAAAAAGCATGACGGATGGCATTTTCTACTAGCGGCTGTAATGTAAATGGAGGAAGAGTAACCTTTTCAAGGCCTTCTTCCATTCTTAACGTGATTGTATATTTATTTGGAAAACGTGCTTGTTCCAATGATAAATAAGCTTTAACGTGTTCCAATTCTTTTTCAAGCGTAATGACCGTTTGACGGGATCCCTGCAAATTACTGCGGAAAAATACACTGAGCTCCAGTAATAGTTTTCTTGCTTTTTCAGCATCCGTACGGCATAAAGCAGAAATCGTATTGATGGCATTAAACAAAAAATGAGGATGAACCTGAGCCTGTAATGCTTTTATTTCCGCATCTTTCAGCAATTTACTTTGCAGCTCTGCTTTGGCTAGTTCCAATTGAGTTGAAAAAAGATTCGCTAACCCTTCTGCAAGCTCTTGTTCAACTTCATTCATTTGATTTGGATGCTTAAAATACAGTTTAAGAGTTCCTGCCGTTTTATCATGTACTTTTAAAGGCAGTACAACCGCTGCCTGTAATGGGCAATTTTCATTAAAACAGAAGATCTCTTCCTTTTTCCTTGCAGTTATGATGGTTCCTTCTTCAAGCACTTTTTTCGTTAATCCGGTCGCAAGTCCTTTCAAAGGAAGATGATGGTCGGAAGCTGCACCTACATGTGTTAATACTTGCTTCTGATCGGTAATTGCCACAGCGTCTGCATCTGTCAGCCTTAACAAAATTTGCGCCACTTCTTTACATGA
The window above is part of the Metabacillus dongyingensis genome. Proteins encoded here:
- a CDS encoding LytR/AlgR family response regulator transcription factor, producing MLKAFIVDDEPLARDELKYLLLRSKRIEIVGEADCIEDAIQQILDRKPHLVFLDIELAEDSGLQLAEQIRALEPSPAIIFATAYDEYALKAFELDAVDYILKPFDELRIQQTLDKIFSLKTIGGIETQSDTRSYKMEQTGKIPLLVEERIALVDIPAIVYVGSAEGKTLIKTMEQEYKTGEPLVTVEKKLSHDSFVRVHRSFLVNLQHISEIEPWFNSTYNLIMKDGSKVPVSRTYVKELKQRLGF
- the hutP gene encoding hut operon transcriptional regulator HutP yields the protein MSIQPDHRIGRNAMQLVLIGENDHFYGEQLTEQGFQFCQGKTGSMETHKVVAAIETAAKRSGVISPDGYRETHALYHAIMEALHGVTRGQVQLGSVLRTVGLRFAIVRGKPYEAETEGEWIAIALYGTIGAPVKGSEHEAMGLGINHI
- the cstA gene encoding carbon starvation protein CstA; this translates as MNAITIVIGSMCILMIAYRLYGTFLAVKVLKLDDSKKTPAHDLEDGKDYVPTNRWVTFGHHFAAIAAAGPLVGPILAAQFGYLPGLLWLLIGAVIGGAVHDAVVLFASMRKNGQSLAEVAKEELGPVAGFCTGLAMLFIITITMAGLSMVVLHALEKNPWGTFSVGITIPIAMGVGLYHKKTGNLKGASIAGFILILAAVFTGPYIQNTIIGDWLTLDSKTLSIILPIYAFFAAALPVWLLLAPRDYLSSFMKIGVFIALILGVFVVNPDIPFPAVTEFVNGGGPILAGPVWPFISITIACGAISGFHAFVGSGTTPKMIDRWSDIKVVGFGAMLVECLVGIMALIAATALQPGDYFAINSTPEVFRTLGMDVVNLPMLSEAIGLNLEGRTGGAVTLAVGMTYIFTEIPWFSKLSSYFFQFVIMFEALFILTAIDSGTRVSRYLIQDFIGVFYKPMKRVDWIPGAVFASALACFLWGSLLFTGDIGSVWALFGVSNQLMASIGLIVGATVILKIADKRRYMLTCLIPLAYLYVTVNYAGYWMIKNVYLNSAAPGYSVLNAALSIIMLILGIIIMVAAVKKWLANWNSPRAQLAKSA
- a CDS encoding sensor histidine kinase, with the translated sequence MMHLLPLMLERMGIIFIVAFLLSRLKSFQRIINNDQRISGKMLLIAVFGIFGIMSNYTGIEINPNSVAEHTWLLEVEPDSAIANTRILGIGIGALLGGPFVGLGIGLIAGLHRFTLGGFTAEACAISAVLAGLAAGYIGVQYRKKSRITPLFAVSVGVVMEIIQMGIILLVTKPFEMALDLIKVIGIPMIVINGFGTLLFMFIIQSIFREEERARAVQTNKAFHIADQTLPFFRQGLNPDSCKEVAQILLRLTDADAVAITDQKQVLTHVGAASDHHLPLKGLATGLTKKVLEEGTIITARKKEEIFCFNENCPLQAAVVLPLKVHDKTAGTLKLYFKHPNQMNEVEQELAEGLANLFSTQLELAKAELQSKLLKDAEIKALQAQVHPHFLFNAINTISALCRTDAEKARKLLLELSVFFRSNLQGSRQTVITLEKELEHVKAYLSLEQARFPNKYTITLRMEEGLEKVTLPPFTLQPLVENAIRHAFSHVKSKGHVLIHAYTKDEKMYVLVEDDGKGMTKDETESLGKQAVKSKEGTGTALVNIRERLEGIYNMKAGIHIHSEEGIGTKVLVTIPLDKKGVYENHVKGFYSR